A stretch of Tenrec ecaudatus isolate mTenEca1 chromosome 2, mTenEca1.hap1, whole genome shotgun sequence DNA encodes these proteins:
- the LOC142440422 gene encoding olfactory receptor 14K1-like codes for MSNHTIVMEFFLMEFSNSRELQMLHAFLFLLIYLETLTGNLLIILVVTLDQGLHTPMYFFLKNLSFLDACLISITLPKFILNSLSHRSTISLPGCVLQVLLVTHLSGSELFLLTAMSYDRYVAICHPLHYEVLMNKDFCLQMAAASWVSGSVFGVLYSAGTFSLSFCGSRKLAHFFCDAPSLLKISCSKTHIVIHATVVLGVLYALLCVGCISFSYISIFNIVLKMPSLQGRSKAFSTCVPHLIVVATFFMTAVIAYLKPIPDYPDLLDFVVSVFYCVAPPSLNPIIYSLRNKEIKVALSNILWKLNLYWFNGKINRVIL; via the coding sequence ATGAGCAACCACACAATCGTGATGGAATTCTTCCTCATGGAGTTCTCCAACTCCAGAGAGCTTCAGATGCTACATGCTTTCCTATTTCTGCTGATTTACTTGGAGACTCTCACAGGAAATCTTCTCATTATCCTTGTTGTCACCCTGGACCAAGGTCTTCATactcccatgtacttcttcctcaagAATTTATCTTTCCTAGATGCGTGTCTCATTTCCATCACACTCCCAAAATTTATTTTGAACTCTTTGTCGCATAGGAGCACCATTTCTCTGCCAGGATGTGTGTTACAGGTATTGCTGGTGACTCACTTGTCTGGATCGGAACTTTTCCTTCTCACAgccatgtcctatgaccgctacgTGGCCATCTGCCACCCTCTGCACTATGAGGTCCTCATGAACAAGGACTTCTGTTTGCAGATGGCAGCTGCCTCCTGGGTTTCTGGAAGTGTCTTTGGAGTCCTGTACTCAGCGGGGACTTTCTCTTTATCtttctgtggatccaggaaacttGCACATTTTTTCTGCGATGCGCCATCCTTATTGAAGATTTCGTGTTCTAAGACACACATTGTCATTCATGCCACCGTAGTGCTCGGAGTCCTGTATGCACTTTTGTGTGTAGGTTGCAttagtttttcatatatttctattttcaaTATCGTGTTGAAAATGCCATCATTGCAAGGCCGATCAAAAGCCTTCTCCACGTGTGTGCCCCATCTCATAGTTGTCGCCACATTTTTTATGACAGCGGTCATAGCCTATTTGAAACCAATTCCTGATTACCCAGATCTTCTTGATTTTGTGGTGTCTGTATTCTATTGTGTGGCACCTCCATCATTGAACCCCATAATATACAGCTTACGGAACAAGGAAATCAAAGTAGCATTGTCTAATATTCTATGGAAATTAAACCTGTATTGGTTCAATGGAAAAATCAATAGAGTTATTCTCTAA